Proteins encoded within one genomic window of Brachybacterium muris:
- a CDS encoding MGH1-like glycoside hydrolase domain-containing protein, whose translation MAAPRFTVDPWMLREDPVDVDALAVSETVLSLPNGFLGIRGSLDEASPSSSRGTFLAGVHETHPLAYPEGGYGLPEEGQAIVSAADGMSIRVTVDGDPLDVRTADVEHHSRTLDLRGGTLDRTLRWRSPAGARLELTTRRLVSLARRSVVVIRWQLCCLEGSARITVRSELTVGVAPPAISADDPRVAEALDKPFEALALKRTAAGGALSQRTCRTGIGLGAAVAHDLHEGCPATIDTVVEDHWCRDEDGPYIALALDGTKQRVDGVASNMGHLLGTGLLDAEQERIVVDRLVDPTMFTGYGVRTLSSDNGAYWPLRYHGGSVWTHDTAYILRGMLRAGFKAEAAVLARGLLRAAGGFEDRLPELFSGEDAITAVRPMLYPASCRPQAWAAASAVPVAQALGGL comes from the coding sequence GTGGCAGCACCCCGTTTCACCGTCGACCCCTGGATGCTGCGGGAGGACCCCGTGGACGTGGACGCCCTGGCGGTCTCCGAGACGGTGCTGTCGCTGCCCAACGGGTTCCTCGGGATCCGGGGCAGTCTCGACGAGGCCAGCCCCAGCTCGAGCCGCGGCACGTTCCTCGCCGGTGTCCACGAGACCCACCCCCTGGCCTACCCGGAGGGTGGCTACGGCCTGCCCGAGGAGGGTCAGGCGATCGTCTCGGCCGCGGACGGCATGTCGATCCGGGTCACCGTCGACGGCGACCCCCTGGACGTGCGCACTGCTGACGTGGAGCACCACTCGCGCACACTCGACCTGCGCGGCGGCACCCTGGACCGGACCCTGCGCTGGCGCTCCCCCGCAGGTGCGCGCCTGGAGCTGACCACCCGGCGCCTGGTGTCCCTGGCACGCAGGTCCGTCGTGGTGATCCGCTGGCAGCTGTGCTGCCTGGAGGGATCCGCACGCATCACGGTGCGCTCGGAGCTCACCGTCGGCGTCGCCCCGCCGGCGATCTCGGCCGACGACCCCCGCGTCGCCGAGGCGCTCGACAAGCCGTTCGAGGCGCTTGCTCTCAAGCGCACGGCTGCGGGTGGCGCCCTCAGCCAGCGCACCTGCCGCACCGGGATCGGGCTGGGGGCAGCGGTCGCCCATGACCTGCATGAGGGATGCCCGGCCACGATCGACACCGTCGTGGAGGACCACTGGTGCCGCGACGAGGACGGGCCGTACATCGCCCTGGCACTGGACGGGACGAAGCAGCGGGTGGACGGGGTGGCTTCGAACATGGGGCACCTGCTGGGCACCGGCCTGCTGGATGCGGAGCAGGAGCGGATCGTGGTGGACCGCCTGGTGGATCCCACCATGTTCACCGGGTACGGGGTGCGCACCCTGTCCTCGGACAACGGTGCGTACTGGCCGCTGCGGTACCACGGTGGCAGTGTGTGGACCCACGACACCGCCTACATCCTGCGCGGGATGCTACGGGCCGGATTCAAGGCCGAGGCCGCCGTGCTGGCGCGGGGCCTGCTGAGGGCGGCGGGTGGCTTCGAGGACCGACTGCCGGAGCTGTTCAGCGGGGAGGACGCCATCACCGCGGTGCGGCCGATGCTGTACCCGGCCTCGTGCCGTCCGCAGGCCTGGGCGGCGGCCAGCGCGGTGCCTGTCGCGCAGGCGCTCGGGGGTCTCTGA
- a CDS encoding NUDIX domain-containing protein — protein sequence MPKLLPSPAYFATLPKTITSGAVILRDEHGRFLIEKPNYRDHWLLPGGSVDPGEDARQCARREVLEELGLDVEVGRLVAVNWVPARAAAGAPMGVHFVFDAGVIPAAELEERVVLQRSELDDWMLVADDQAHLLSPWGEQRTLRALAVLRGEAEPDLLSWQD from the coding sequence ATGCCGAAGCTGCTGCCCTCTCCCGCCTACTTCGCCACTCTGCCGAAGACCATCACCTCCGGCGCGGTGATCCTGCGCGACGAGCACGGACGGTTCCTCATCGAGAAGCCCAACTACCGCGACCACTGGCTGCTGCCTGGCGGCTCCGTGGATCCGGGGGAGGACGCCCGCCAGTGCGCGCGCCGCGAGGTGCTCGAGGAACTGGGCCTGGACGTCGAGGTGGGGCGGCTGGTCGCCGTGAACTGGGTGCCGGCCCGGGCCGCGGCAGGCGCGCCGATGGGGGTGCACTTCGTGTTCGACGCCGGGGTGATCCCCGCGGCGGAGCTGGAGGAGCGGGTCGTGCTGCAGCGCTCCGAGCTGGACGACTGGATGCTCGTCGCCGACGACCAGGCGCACCTGCTCTCCCCCTGGGGCGAGCAGCGGACCCTGCGCGCCCTGGCGGTGCTGCGCGGTGAGGCGGAGCCGGACCTGCTCAGCTGGCAGGACTGA